AAAGCAGCATGAATAATATGGATACACACTTTTACACACAACTCTTGACATTACCCGTTCGATCACATTGGGAGAAACAGCTTGACGTAGAGCGAACGGTCTATTATAATATAAATACAGCACGCACGATCTACGAAACGACGACCATATTTGTAAGTTAATCACACCTGCGTCCGGTTCTAATTGAAATCCGGAGAGATCACAGGGGTGTGAATTTGGCAAATGTCCATCAACAAGAGAAAGTGAGGTCAATTATGACGGTTGACAGAGTTCTCAAGGGACACGACATGTTTCAGTCACTCAGTATTGACGATGCCCACCAAATCAACTCATTCTCGTCGGTGAAAAAGTACAGAGCTAACGAGATGGTTTTCAAGTACGGCGAGGCGGCCGCTCACGTGTATATGCTCTTGGAGGGGTCGGTCAATCTTCGACTTCCCGCCAATCCGGCCGATTTCAGTTTCGTCATCTCCAAAATAGAGAAGGGGGAACTGTTTGGGTTGTCGCCGTTGCTTAACTCGTCCAGGTTTACTTCGACAGCGCAATGTATTGAACCAACCGAGTTGCTGTCCATTGAGGCCCAGCCCTTCCGGGAGATGCTTATGAGGAATGAGGTGGCGGGCTTCAACATCATTAGCCAGGTGGCACATATCTACTTCACCCGGTATATTGAGGTCCTGAAAAGTCTTCAAGGGGTTGTAGGCCAGATTTCGCTCATTCGCTGAAGGATACGGTGAGTGAAGCTACTGATCATCTAACGTCGTGCATGCTCCGGGAATCTTTTTAATATTGATTTTCGGGGCACATTTCTCAACCCTAGTAGCGTATAAATGTCGATGTCGAAACTGAAGACAGTTTCGACCTACTCGATTGTCTCGCGTAGAGTGGGGATTATCTCCCGCCGATCGTCATCCCGAGCTGAGTCGAGGGATGACGGACACAAGGCTCGCCGTGAGGCGAGAGAACCGGGAACGCAAGAGAAAGGCGTTAGGATAAGAGATGTCGCCAGTACGAGCATCACGATTGAGCAATGGACGGCACCGTCCGCAGGGGTTCTTGTATGACCAGTTACCACCGGGCAGTCTGAAGCGCAAGTTGGCGTTTTGGGTAGCCGTACCGTTGATCTGCCTGTTGCTGGGATACTGGATCATGGACGACATGGTCATGATGGCGGTTACTCGCCACGGGAGTGAGTTCGCTCTCCCTGATTATACCGGGCAAACCGCGATAGAGGCCCAGTTGTCTCTAAGTGAATTGGGGCTCAACCATGAGATTGCGTCGCACGAGTATTCCCCCGGCAAATCGAAAGGAATCATCCTAAACCAGTTCCCCATTTCGGGAACAAAGGTCAAATCCAATCGAACGATCAAGTTCGTTGTCTCGGCCGGACAAAGATTGGTGTACATCCCGTTTCTTGGCGGCAAATCGGTTCGCCAGGCGATGCTCGATCTGGAAACGGTCGGCCTGACACTTGGTGAAATTGCCTGGGCCTTCTCTGATACATTACCCGAGCGCGTTGTGG
The sequence above is a segment of the Candidatus Zixiibacteriota bacterium genome. Coding sequences within it:
- a CDS encoding PASTA domain-containing protein, whose product is MSPVRASRLSNGRHRPQGFLYDQLPPGSLKRKLAFWVAVPLICLLLGYWIMDDMVMMAVTRHGSEFALPDYTGQTAIEAQLSLSELGLNHEIASHEYSPGKSKGIILNQFPISGTKVKSNRTIKFVVSAGQRLVYIPFLGGKSVRQAMLDLETVGLTLGEIAWAFSDTLPERVVVFSYPASDTEIPIGSPVNLMVNRGRASNFTYMPQAVGLTLDQAVMLLEDKSLRQGVITYRTDENYLPETVLEQSEPTGTELDVATEIDLVVSTTD
- a CDS encoding cyclic nucleotide-binding domain-containing protein, which produces MTVDRVLKGHDMFQSLSIDDAHQINSFSSVKKYRANEMVFKYGEAAAHVYMLLEGSVNLRLPANPADFSFVISKIEKGELFGLSPLLNSSRFTSTAQCIEPTELLSIEAQPFREMLMRNEVAGFNIISQVAHIYFTRYIEVLKSLQGVVGQISLIR